Proteins from a genomic interval of Candidatus Nomurabacteria bacterium:
- the priA gene encoding primosomal protein N', which translates to MTKLYSVAFPTKNKFEGTSTFVYSSENTLNLGDLVLCPFGKKSSLGLVVELNPPRPKFKFKNIEEVVHKNFINSNKIELYKWIVEYYLSSPGVTLELFCTTNLINRVINNTDQKWLDNRINQILLESKVNNKISLNKLNGQQSSALENILDNTNKKSSFVLHGATGSGKTEVYLHSTLEFIKNKKSVLVLVPEIGLTTQNIARFETLGVPLITLHSNQTSVVRAKNWQLISKLTLEDKPVIVLGPRSAMFSPIHNLGLTIIDEFHDQSYRQDSSPRYNSVIVGGMLSRLTDSKLILGSATPNVSDLYTLTQKDVPILELDIRDTQTKEIFIIDSRDKDKFSKSKIISTELLENIKNSLNNLEQVMIFHNRRGSARMQICSNVNPVCDWINSCPNCHIPLVFHADEYTLRCHTCGHKAKPELICPVCSSETLTLRGYGTKQIVTELEKIFPDAKIARFDADNTTKDSTLENNYEKLKSGKVDIIVGTQMLAKGLDLPKLSLVGILQAESGLAMPDFRSSERTFQLLTQVIGRVGRGHNHGRVIIQSFAPKHPAVKLASEENYEDFYKKELEERRLSLTPPFRYQLKLTGKYTNEDSAKRAANLLSKEIKEKIKNPLPQIIGPSPAFRERVNGKYQYQIIIKSTKRNQLLKIVEDHLPTNWTFDIDPLSLL; encoded by the coding sequence ATGACCAAACTTTATTCTGTCGCATTTCCCACTAAAAATAAGTTTGAAGGCACTAGCACCTTTGTCTACTCTTCAGAAAATACTCTTAATTTAGGAGATTTAGTTCTATGTCCATTTGGCAAGAAAAGCTCGCTAGGTCTAGTTGTAGAGCTAAATCCACCTAGGCCAAAATTTAAGTTTAAAAACATCGAAGAAGTCGTTCATAAAAACTTTATTAACAGTAACAAGATTGAACTATATAAATGGATTGTTGAATATTACTTATCAAGCCCAGGAGTCACTTTAGAGCTTTTTTGTACAACAAATTTGATCAATAGAGTTATCAATAATACTGACCAAAAATGGCTCGACAATAGAATCAATCAAATTCTTTTAGAATCCAAGGTAAACAATAAAATATCATTAAACAAACTCAATGGACAGCAGAGTTCAGCGTTAGAAAATATACTAGATAATACCAATAAAAAATCATCCTTTGTTCTTCATGGCGCTACAGGATCAGGAAAGACAGAGGTTTACCTCCACTCCACTCTAGAATTTATAAAAAATAAAAAGTCAGTTTTAGTCTTAGTTCCAGAAATTGGTTTAACCACGCAAAACATTGCTCGTTTTGAAACACTTGGAGTACCACTAATAACTCTCCACTCAAACCAAACTAGTGTTGTTCGAGCCAAAAACTGGCAACTAATCAGTAAACTAACCTTAGAAGATAAACCGGTAATAGTCTTAGGTCCCCGTTCCGCAATGTTCTCACCTATCCATAACCTTGGCCTAACAATCATAGATGAGTTTCATGATCAGTCCTATAGACAAGATAGTTCGCCTCGATATAACTCAGTAATTGTAGGAGGCATGTTAAGCAGATTAACTGACTCTAAATTGATCTTAGGGAGTGCGACTCCAAATGTCTCTGACCTCTACACTCTTACTCAAAAAGATGTCCCTATTTTAGAACTAGATATCAGAGACACTCAGACTAAAGAAATCTTTATTATCGACTCTCGAGATAAAGATAAGTTTAGTAAAAGTAAGATTATTTCCACCGAACTTTTAGAAAACATAAAAAACTCCCTAAATAATCTGGAGCAAGTCATGATATTCCATAACCGCAGAGGCAGCGCCCGTATGCAAATCTGTTCTAATGTAAATCCTGTTTGTGACTGGATCAATTCTTGCCCCAACTGTCACATCCCTCTCGTCTTCCATGCCGATGAGTATACTTTAAGATGTCACACCTGTGGTCATAAGGCTAAACCAGAACTCATCTGCCCAGTCTGCTCATCAGAAACCCTCACTTTAAGAGGTTACGGCACCAAGCAAATCGTTACAGAACTTGAGAAAATTTTTCCAGATGCAAAAATCGCTCGCTTTGACGCCGACAATACCACTAAAGATTCTACTCTTGAGAATAACTACGAAAAATTAAAATCAGGCAAAGTAGATATTATAGTGGGGACTCAGATGCTCGCCAAAGGTCTCGATTTACCAAAATTAAGTTTAGTAGGAATTCTACAAGCTGAATCTGGCCTTGCTATGCCGGACTTTCGCTCATCTGAGCGAACATTTCAGTTATTAACCCAAGTTATTGGTAGGGTTGGACGTGGTCATAATCACGGAAGAGTCATAATCCAAAGTTTTGCCCCTAAACACCCTGCCGTTAAGCTCGCCTCAGAAGAAAACTATGAAGATTTTTATAAAAAAGAGCTAGAAGAGAGAAGATTAAGCTTAACTCCTCCATTCAGATACCAATTAAAGCTAACAGGAAAATATACTAACGAAGATTCTGCCAAAAGAGCGGCTAATTTACTCTCAAAAGAGATAAAAGAAAAGATTAAAAACCCTCTACCACAAATTATCGGACCGTCCCCTGCCTTTAGAGAAAGAGTTAACGGAAAATACCAATATCAAATAATCATCAAATCAACCAAGCGTAACCAGCTCCTAAAAATAGTAGAAGACCACCTTCCCACCAATTGGACCTTCGACATCGACCCACTATCTCTTCTTTAG